A region of the Clavelina lepadiformis chromosome 9, kaClaLepa1.1, whole genome shotgun sequence genome:
CTTGTTTTCCACAGGAGCACAAGGTGGACCAGTGACCGTCCGCAAGCTTGGAGGACAAACAAGTTTCGTTGGGTCGACTCAGAACGGTATTCAAAGTCGTGACGTCACGAGTAGCGATCCTGTCAAGGCTTTTGTGCTCGGAGGTGGGTCGCATAAGAAAGCGTTCAACTTTGAACTGgcaatgttaaattttttgtcatcatttttaaataatgcGCTAACTTATTTTATGCGCTAAGTATGTCAGACGATAATAAAGTGCGTGTGGgcttacaatgtgaattgcctttgtttaaaaagttaaagtaaaataaaaattaaccgaattatttttttacaggCAACATGGAAGAGGTCAAATCTGCTTTAACAGGTATTGTTTCGCTTTCTTCTAAAACTTTCGCATGAAATCTTTCATTTTAGCAAATTAAATGACaagatatttcaaaaaattatcatTTCGTTTACAGTCTCTTGCGGCTTCAACGCTTTGTCTACATTTGGATTAGAATTCACGATCCGTTGCCCGAAAACATGCAGCGAGCAGGAAGCCATGGAACCACGAGCTCAAGTTAGAAGAGTCTTGGGAATGGACGAGCCCATCTGCAAAGCAGGTTAGACAAGCAAATAGTTGGAAAGATTTCTTTGTGTGGTTTATACGTGAAAGGTCGTGCCAGTTGGTATACCATATACCGAAGGTTCGCACTTATACCTCGTGGGGAAgattaaaacacaaaactcACAAACGGTGAAATATTGACAACGCTTCATAAGTTCAAGTTTAATTAATCAAAGTAAGATTATACAAAACTATGACGTTCATAGGAAGCGCTTTGTATCACCGCAACAGTGTAAATATTGAGTAAAGTTTAGCGACTAATTGATTCCAAAATCCACAGCAAGCGACGTGGCAGGAAAGGTAATCACTGTCAGACGAACACCAGGTAATCTTGCTTACAGTGGAGCGTTTGAAGATGTTGTGCTTCACAGTAACCCGAAAGTTGTTGACTTCTCGAAAGGCCAAGTGGTGGTTTTGGGTGAGTCCGATCACGGATGGTTTCGCAAGAAATCGGTGCTTTGAAAGTGTACAAACTGTACATATAAGGTTACTTAAGTCATTTGAAGTTAGTTAAGTCAACCTTTTTCCGTAGCTGAATTAGCCTTAAGTCGTATTAAGTATAGCCTTAAATGTACACCTTGATGgtgtaaatatatatataggtaCTTAAATCGTTATGCTTGCTTACAATCGCCTACCTACAAATGTCAGAAGTATACAATAAATACCAGCAAAACCAACATTACGTCATTACGTGTTTATATGTTCAGATAACGACTTTGACCATCCCCACATCTTGTCAGGTAAGCACTCATTGAAACTCTCCGTGAGCTAACAACTGCCTTGATAGTAGCAGCAAGGTCTTAGCTTGAAAACAGAGCGCTCGTATGATAAatatttgatgaaaataaGCGAATTCGTACTCGTAGTGTCCTGGGAAGTGGAAGCTGACCAATTTCACGCGGACAGCTTCTCCGTTGTCTGTCCACCGATGGTGAACTCCACTTTCGAGCAAGTTTACGGAACTGGAATCTACAGCGACGACTCGAAAGTTTGTGCAGCCGCGCTTCACGATGGAAGGATAGGAAGTACGGTTGCGTTGACATGTTTTTTCTCGTGGAAATCTTAgtgtttgcaaaaagtaataaaGCTATCTTGTTTCAGTTAACGGCGGTCAAATCACTGTGAGAAAGTCACCAGGCTTGTGGTCCTACGTCGGTTCAAGGAGCAACGGTTTCACCAGTCAGTCTCGCGACAGTCCTTGGGACACGTCGTTCGTGTTTCAAAGTAAGGGTTTACAACATAACTTGAAACTTTGAAAGTCAGCTTGAATTGTTCTGACGCAAAAATTTTTCGATACTCAATATGTTGCGTGCAGTTGTGTTTGATCCGACAGTTGACCGTAATCACTGCGTTTAATGCTGAAACGTTTCTTATTTTTTCACAGACACCTTCTATCACATGGCAACAACGTTCACAAGTaagtgaaagtttaaaaaatacctAAAAACACCCCACCCTTCATATATAGCTCAGCCATATCCAATTAGAcacttttaaactttattCTCTGTATATCTTTGCAGTTACGTGCGATACCAAAGGTTATATGATAGAAAACCAAGAGTTTGGAGTGGTCTGTCCGTCTGGATGCGCCGACAAGAACCCAGTAATATACGGAGACCACATCTACGCCGATAACTCGCCCTTATGTGCGGCTGGAATACACGCAGGAAAAATCACAAGTACGTCGACTTCGTGACCAGCTATCACAGCAGAATAATATCGTTATATGTTGTTATCTATTTATGATCTAAACCTGAGTGTAATTTGTTGCTATAAGTTCAACAACAACAGGGATTTTTTGTTCTTGGTTACATACTTCTGTCCTgcttttaagttatttaagtTGCTTTTGAAGTAGGCCTGCTTTAGTTCTAGGCCTAtaactttttcaaaagttaGTTTTGGAGCTAATAACCAACACAAACATTACAGGTTTTAGAGTTTTTGTAACTCAACCCATAAGATTGAGTATTTCCTATCAAACCGGTAATCTGAACAAAATGTGATTTTAGATGACGGAGGAAGACTCAATATCAAACACATGGAAGGCGAAAAGCATTATAAAGGCGGCACTTTCAACGGTATCACCTCTTTCGAATACGGGGAGAGTGATATTTCGTTTATGGTGCAGTGAAGTTGTATCAAATCCACTGTTATTTCGTTTTTACTCGTCTATTTATGCGTCGGTTTATGATGACAACTGTCTTGTACAAATTATAGAACGACGACATTTACGTACTTTTAATAAACTATCAAAATTGCTGATATAggttgaaattaaaaaaagactGATAATCAGATAATCTAGTTAAAAACTTACGTCCTCTAGTCACATTCACTgattaaaatcaaacaaatgatttttaacttaaaaattgtattgactgttttcaagaaaataacgCAGCAAAGATTGATTAGATTTCCAGAAATCGTCTTACTCATAGTTCGTAGTTGGACAGTcaacattttgaatttcctagtTTGTTGACTGACTACTTTCAGATGTTAAAAGCGGATTTGGCGGTCGTTGGTCGGCTTGGAGTGATCGTCAAAACAGCCCAATTTTTACATTTCCAGTTTTACAAGCTGGTATAACACAGTcttttaaaagtgaaaagaGGGATTCGCGGGTCTAGCAAAACAGAATACAATCAAAACTTGCTGCCCTGCTAAAGCGTATTTAgtaatattgttttttaagtttttttggaaCACATTTCGCCACACAGCAGTCTGATAGTCAAGTACCAGTCAGTACGCATAACTTGGTCACTTCACATTGCACATTATTATCAACTTGTAAAAATGTAACGTACCTCTCTAACGTCTGCAATCCTTTTCATTTTGACGTCACGCCAATTCCAGTCGATCACAACAGCCCGTGTGTGAGCGAGCGTAAGCGCGCCtgtcaaaagtaaaacaaaccaAGAATAAGTTAACTTGAAAATCACTTTCCAACGATAAAGAAAAGGTCAAATTATTCGTTGCATGATCTCAAACACCAACAGCTGCCAAAGTTTCAAACAATAAGCCTAGACATGCGCACAGTTCCGGTAAAGTGGTGCGTGTGAAATCTTTGCGTAGTTTGGGTAATTACAAAACACACGAATTAGGCGACAACTCTCTTTTTGTATTTGTGTAGTTTAGAAAATCAATTGCTTTTCCATATATCTGGTGAAATGTTTGAGAAAGTAGCACAACATGGTTGTTGGATGTTGTTTGAATAACATGTAACAACCCATGCAAAGAAGAAATTTATTACATCTGTTTAAATATGCAGTAGTTAGacaaaatagaataaaagtgccacacaaaaacacatttaaaaacaactcAACAAGATACAACAAAAAGCACCGATATTTAAAGAAATTGGACCAAAAAGTGAAAAGAAATCCAACTATGTGAGCAACTCCTCAATAATACAACGTTGagtccaaaaacaaacaaagcgtATACACGGttaaaatgacgtcatgttcAGTGACGTAATTACACGCTACGCAATTCCAGGGGTGGGGGAGGAAAATCGGAATTGGTCGCAATCAAAGCTGGGTGTGGCGGGGGTAAGTCGGTTGGGGCCGCAGGAAAATCCCCAGAATCAGAAACGACCTGGAGACGGTGGCTGCTCCAGTCCAAGGATGACGTCACAGAATTTGCATCGTCTATCCCGCTGTCCATCCCGGACAGGACAGTGGTCCCGGTGAAAGAACTCAGAGTGTGCGGTTCGTGAAGGGACGCTGAGCTCTGTCGtgataaaaacattaatttcatGAACTGTTATTGTCGAACATTGTACTCAGTATAACATATCGGCCTCTTATGCTTCCATAGATATAACAAGTCTATGAGACAGCGGTGAACATTATATaaacacaacaacaaaaagcCTGGAAGTCCGACGACAAtggtaaaagtaaaacattctGCGGCCATTGCTACTTGTGATAACCTCAAAACAAGATGATAAAACGTGCGAGTGGCAATATGGTACGCACATGAACAACTGCTTCGAAGCAACATGCTCTGGTTAACTCTTTTTGAAGAATCCTCTGAATATTACCTCGGTGGTTGGAAGATGCTTCTCTCCTACGCCATCTAGCGGTATGTCATGATACATTCTCGGTACCTTACGGGGGCGAGGGTGGTATCGTCTGCTTGGCGTCCATTTCCCTGAAAGGAAACAAAAACTGGACTGTAGCCACTTGTTATAAAGACGACCAAGGGCAAGCGCCGAAATCAAGTCTAAAAATTAACTGGTTTTAACATAAGATTTAATGGAAAATAATTTGCTTTACCGGTTTTGCGTTTTCTATCAGCGAAGCAGAACACAAGGGCTACGATTAGAACCAACAATATGAACGCCGCTACTCCAGTGACCACCATGATCAACGTGAAACTTAATCTCGGTGACGTAACATAACTAAATGACGTCGTAACTTCCCCATCGGTGACGTCCCCTGTAACCACTGTATGTTCCGTGGTGGAGCTGTTCTTAACAATTGCCGGCAGACCAGTGCTGTCACCTGAAAGTAAATAActgaagttattttaacgCAAAATCTGGATGACTAAAAATAACCAAGTTACAGTCAGCACAAGTGATAAGCAATCATGAAAAATCTCATGAAAGTCAATAGTCAATAATAAGTCAGTAATTTTTGTTATGTGAAGATTTTATTCCTTCATTTGAATCAAAATGGGCTCTCTTTAACAAACACGCACCTGACACTAACTGGGCTGGAGTAAGCTCGAAAACTCCTACGTCAGAAGTATTAAATCCCGACGTAGTTGTGACGTAAGGTGCGGCTACAATAGTGACATCAGTTGAAACGTCACCGAACGACAAAGTCGTCATTTTCGTCGAATCCGAGGCATCAAGTTGAAACGTTGTTGACGTTAGAACGCGCGAGCTTACAACAAGGCTACCGAGACTTTGCGTTGTTGCATCCAACGTAGCAGAAGACGATTGTGTTTCGGTTGCATCTTCTACCGCTTGTGTAGTCTGTGAACGTGTTCGAGCGTCCGTTGTGATTTCGTTCTTCTGGGTCGTTGGCAAAACGGGGGGTGGCGGTATGCATGGCGGGCACAGCTCGGTTTGAGTTTCGACACTGGGGATTCCCTTGGCATCGTGATAGTCTTCTACGTCATAGCAACGTTCAGGGTCGGTGACCTCGCCGTTTCGGTTCACGCACTCACGTGTTCTGCAAGGAAATTTAAAGTTAATAGAGTACACAAAACACGATGAACAATAAATTTAGCTTGACATGCAAATGGATTTCCAAATGTATTGGCATTTTTCAAAGCCCAAACTCGCCAATAAGTCGAGATATCTCATATTAATCATCCGCAACTAACCTTGTTCTTTCGCAAACTGCCGGTGGATTACACTCGCTCCACTGCACCCACTCGCGCCAACGATAGCAGTTGGTTTCGTCCCGCTGGTTGGCGCAGTCGACATTGCCGTCACAGACGCGAAACAAACCAATACACTGGGCCGTGGTTGTGCTCTTACGCGCGGTGGCCAAGACGTTTTCTTCGCGTTCAAAAACGGAACAACGGAACTGTTGTAAGCAGTAATGGCAATTATACTCATCAGAGCCATCAATGCATTGCTTGACGCCGTCACAAACCTAAACGTACACGTCGAAATGAACTCATAGCCCAAATAGAGAGCTAATATCAGCTCAAGTTTGCTCAAGCCAAGCATGTTAGGGCGAGATTTGAATGCCATGCAAGTCATATTGTAACTCTTTCACGCATATCTGTGTGTGCTGTCATAAATTAACtgtaacaaatatttaagtttACATTACATTCACGGATGTTTTTTGTACCTGTGAGTACGAAATGCATCTTTCATGGGGTTTGCCGCACAGAAAGCCGTCGCACCAACCCCCGTGATATTGACAGTTGGATTCGTCCAGACCGAAATCACAATCTTTCCGGCCATCGCATACCTTGAAGTAATACTACTTTCATTATCACACAaactaatttaaaaaccaaaatactgtGCGTAAGTGCAATAAATGGTGCACTGCATATGAATTTGTTGCAGAGACATTGAAGGCAGAaccaaaatatgaaaaaaattaaaatacgaAAAATTATTAGCAACTTAATTAACGCCACCTTATCAGTTGAAATACACGCTTCGGCTTCGTCATGGCTATTACATGAGAATTGTCCAGTCCCTGTACAACGTCTGCATCCTACTTCGTCACTTCCGTCGACGCATTGCTTTATTCCGTCACACTGCAACAAATGGGCTGGATCAATTTcaaataacaactttttcttaGGATGCTTATCAAGCAATATCAATTTAGGAATTCACTCTTTATATACCTGACAAGTATTTAATGTTATATAAAACATATAGaaatggtaggcctatactgAATAATTAAATCAATTATTAGCTCATATGAATTTAATTTGTAATCATTTAGGCTACGGCTATGCTTATTGTGACTACAGTCTGCGAATCTCTTACCTGAATGCCATTGGAACAAGTTCCATCATTGCTTGAGTTATTTCGGCTGCAGTTGCCAATGGAAACCAGGTTACCATCGCAACACTCGTAGTCTCCGACTCTTTCGACGTCAATGATAATCGCTGATTGGCTTGAACATCGCACGCATGACTGCAGCGTGTCGTCGTACTGCACCCAACCGTCATCGGGGTAATATCCGATGATTATGCGGCACCAACGCAACTCGGCCCCCGCAAAACCGACAACGACAATCCCGATCACCGCAAGTATCAAATAGGTAGCGCGCATTTTTCTCTTTGCTGTTTAACCCTATGCACACAAACAAGCTCTCAGAATTTCATCGAGATTAACCCTGCAAACACACATCGTTTATCAGAGTGTATGCCAACAACATAAA
Encoded here:
- the LOC143470314 gene encoding uncharacterized protein LOC143470314 isoform X1, encoding MRATYLILAVIGIVVVGFAGAELRWCRIIIGYYPDDGWVQYDDTLQSCVRCSSQSAIIIDVERVGDYECCDGNLVSIGNCSRNNSSNDGTCSNGIQCDGIKQCVDGSDEVGCRRCTGTGQFSCNSHDEAEACISTDKVCDGRKDCDFGLDESNCQYHGGWCDGFLCGKPHERCISYSQVCDGVKQCIDGSDEYNCHYCLQQFRCSVFEREENVLATARKSTTTAQCIGLFRVCDGNVDCANQRDETNCYRWREWVQWSECNPPAVCERTRTRECVNRNGEVTDPERCYDVEDYHDAKGIPSVETQTELCPPCIPPPPVLPTTQKNEITTDARTRSQTTQAVEDATETQSSSATLDATTQSLGSLVVSSRVLTSTTFQLDASDSTKMTTLSFGDVSTDVTIVAAPYVTTTSGFNTSDVGVFELTPAQLVSGDSTGLPAIVKNSSTTEHTVVTGDVTDGEVTTSFSYVTSPRLSFTLIMVVTGVAAFILLVLIVALVFCFADRKRKTGKWTPSRRYHPRPRKVPRMYHDIPLDGVGEKHLPTTESSASLHEPHTLSSFTGTTVLSGMDSGIDDANSVTSSLDWSSHRLQVVSDSGDFPAAPTDLPPPHPALIATNSDFPPPPLELRSV
- the LOC143470314 gene encoding uncharacterized protein LOC143470314 isoform X2 translates to MRATYLILAVIGIVVVGFAGAELRWCRIIIGYYPDDGWVQYDDTLQSCVRCSSQSAIIIDVERVGDYECCDGNLVSIGNCSRNNSSNDGTCSNGIQCDGIKQCVDGSDEVGCRRCTGTGQFSCNSHDEAEACISTDKVCDGRKDCDFGLDESNCQYHGGWCDGFLCGKPHERCISYSQVCDGVKQCIDGSDEYNCHYCLQQFRCSVFEREENVLATARKSTTTAQCIGLFRVCDGNVDCANQRDETNCYRWREWVQWSECNPPAVCERTRTRECVNRNGEVTDPERCYDVEDYHDAKGIPSVETQTELCPPCIPPPPVLPTTQKNEITTDARTRSQTTQAVEDATETQSSSATLDATTQSLGSLVVSSRVLTSTTFQLDASDSTKMTTLSFGDVSTDVTIVAAPYVTTTSGFNTSDVGVFELTPAQLVSGDSTGLPAIVKNSSTTEHTVVTGDVTDGEVTTSFSYVTSPRLSFTLIMVVTGVAAFILLVLIVALVFCFADRKRKTGKWTPSRRYHPRPRKVPRMYHDIPLDGVGEKHLPTTEVIFRGFFKKS